From a single Kwoniella shandongensis chromosome 9, complete sequence genomic region:
- a CDS encoding pyruvate kinase has product MIQILGYHPPSRPRTPSPPQQPKHRRQSVQLPFLAHTPGVVGCNPNSGIMSGTPQSQLAWLSSLSTSFNEMLPEQKFLRKTSIIATIGPKTNNVDTLVQLQDAGMNIVRMNFSHGSYEYHQSVIDNARAAAAKSPAGRPLAIALDTKGPEIRTGLMKDDKDIPINAGHEFYITTDKAFAESGDAEQIYMDYTNITKVTSPGKLIYVDDGILSLQVVAIEGEKLRVKSLNSGTLSSRKGVNLPKTAVDLPPLSEKDKADLAFGVKNGVDMIFASFIRSGDDVKEIRKVLGTDGAKIKIIVKIENEQGVINFDEILKETDGVMVARGDLGIEIPASQVFLAQKMMIAKCNVAGKPVICATQMLESMTYNPRPTRAEVSDVANAVIDGADCVMLSGETAKGKYPIEAVKMMAETAYLAESSISYPPLFDQLRQLTPRPTETAETLALSAVAATIEQDAGAIIVLSTSGVSARLISKYRPECPIICVTRDQQTARQLHLSRGVYPVWYPEPRGVPGEKWQIDVDNRIRFGLRAALALKIIKAEDTIMAVQGWKGGLGHTNTLRILSVPSDPADLDLHAIERE; this is encoded by the exons ATGATTCAAATACTTGGCTATCATCcgccttctcgacctcgaacaccttctcctcctcaacaacccaaACACCGTCGCCAATCCGTTCAATTGCCCTTCCTTGCTCATACCCCCGGTGTGGTCGGCTGCAACCCAAACAGCGGAATCATGTCTGGTActcctcaatctcagctTGCTTGGCTCTCGAGCCTCAGCACCTCGTTCAACGAGATGCTTCCCGAGCAAAAGTTCCTCCGTAAG ACCTCCATCATCGCTACCATCGGTCCCAAGACCAACAACGTCGACACCCTCGTCCAGCTCCAAGATGCCGGTATGAACATTG TCCGAATGAACTTCTCTCACGGTTCATACGAGTACCATCAGTCCGTCATTGACAACGCCCGAGCTGCCGCTGCCAAGAGCCCCGCTGGTCGACCCCTCGCCATCGCTTTGGACACCAAGGGTCCCGAGATCCGAACTGGTCTGATGAAGGATGACAAGGAC ATCCCTATCAACGCTGGTCACGAGTTCTACATCACCACCGACAAGGCCTTCGCCGAGTCCGGTGACGCTGAGCAGATTTACATGGACTAT ACCAACATCACCAAAGTGACTTCCCCCGGCAAGCTCATCTACGTCGACGACGGTATCCTCTCCCTCCAGGTTGTTGCCATTGAGGGTGAGAAGCTCCGAGTCAAGTCCCTTAACTCTGGtaccctctcttctcgaaaGGGTGTCAACCTTCCTAAGACCGCCGTCGACCTCCCCCCTCTCTccgagaaggacaaggcCGATCTCGCCTTTGGTGTCAAGAACGGTGTCGACATGATCTTCGCTTCTTTCATCCGATCCGGTGACGACGTCAAGGAGATCCGAAAGGTTCTCGGTACCGACGGtgccaagatcaagatcatcgtcaagaTTGAGAACGAGCAAGGTGtcatcaactttgacgaGATCCTCAAGGAGACCGATGGTGTCATGGTTGCCCGAGGTGACTTGGGTATTGAGATCCCCGCCTCTCAGGTCTTCTTGGcccagaagatgatgatcgccAAGTGTAACGTTGCCGGCAAGCCTGTCATCTGTGCCACCCAAatgctcgag TCCATGACC TACAACCCTCGACCTACCCGTGCTGAAGTTTCCGACGTTGCCAACGCCGTCATTGACGGTGCTGACTGTGTCATGCTTTCCGGTGAGACCGCCAAGGGAAAGTACCCCATCGAGGCTG TCAAGATGATGGCCGAGACCGCCTACCTTGCCGAGTCTTCCATTTCATACCCTCCCCTCTTCGACCAGCTCCGACAGTTGACTCCCCGACCCACCGAGACCGCTGAGACCCTCGCTCTCTCCGCCGTTGCTGCTACCATCGAGCAGGACGCTGGTGCCATTATCGTCCTCTCTACCAGTGGTGTCTCCGCCCGACTCATCTCCAAGTACCGACCCGAGTGCCCCATCATCTGTG TCACTCGAGACCAGCAGACCGCTCGAcagctccacctctctcGAGGTGTCTACCCTGTCTGGTACCCCGAGCCCCGAGGTGTTCCCGGAGAGAAGTGGCAGATCGATGTTGACAACCGAATCAG ATTCGGTCTCCGAGCTGCTCTCGCCCTCAAAATCATCAAGGCTGAGGACACCATCATGGCCGTTCAAGGATGGAAGGGCGGTCTTGGCCAC ACCAACACCCTCCGAATCCTCTC TGTCCCCTCCGACCCCgcagacctcgacctccacgCTATTGAGCGAGAGTAA
- a CDS encoding mitochondrial 54S ribosomal uL1m domain-containing protein — translation MPRQYNTLEEDLNQLSISPTNTSTNDNNWTDTSSIGTSSHSSFSFAADPNHQSPTKDRKVRLIPQQSTVEPKPQSPPPDPLEEYFVQQTKLFRHLEKRYKQFQKKAKDEQERARKNRQAKKGRQNKATTTTTTTTTTAKPPSTAVNAAPSARKKKDNSKGLPSPTPATTSTQKQPDENNTMIGTGVSAIRGQAARAVSQAAVRPAAVIVARAPISPSASFSTSSTSSARQKDLKKKKKRVVNPDAMPAVEAARVLRALEIANPSSSFSLTLTTKTHKSSLPIRGTFQLPLDPRRSSEIILVFAEPSSPSFQLAKEAGAAHVGGEEIFDAVLSGKISPTRCLATPSMMPSVSRSLARYLGPKGLMPVAKRGLVGEGEELVEKIRGAAGRMEYRADKEGLVRVPVARVDFDVPAVENNIRSFIQTVRDDQSSNNTDDALTAAAKKKKKGSAIVGVRLETTNGPSIELNDVL, via the exons ATGCCACGTCAGTATAACACACTCGAAGAGGACCTGAACCAACTTTCCATCTCTCCGACTAATACCAGTACCAACGACAATAACTGGACAGACACATCGAGCATTGGTACTAGTTCACACTCGTCCTTTTCATTTGCTGCAGATCCCAACCATCAATCTCCAACAAAGGACCGTAAAGTACGACTCATCCCTCAACAGAGCACCGTCGAACCCAAACCTCAATCCCCTCCTCCCGATCCGCTCGAAGAATACTTTGTTCAGCAGACAAAGCTATTCCGACATCTCGAAAAGAGATACAAACAATTCCagaagaaagcgaaagaCGAACAGGAGCGAGCTAGAAAGAATCGTCAGGCCAAGAAAGGTCGTCAGAACAAggctactactactactactaccaccaccaccaccgccaaaCCTCCGTCTACTGCTGTCAACGCTGCTCCTAGTgcaagaaagaagaaagacaacTCGAAAGGTTTACCATCGCCGACTCCTGCTACCACATCTACCCAAAAGCAACCCGACGAAAATAACACAATGATCGGAACCGGAGTGTCTGCTATCCGCGGCCAAGCGGCTCGTGCCGTTTCTCAAGCTGCAGTC CGCCCCGCTGCTGTCATTGTCGCACGAGCACCTATTTCCCCctctgcttccttctccacctcttcgacctcttctgctcgacaAAAAgatctcaagaagaagaagaagagagtggtgAATCCCGATGCTATGCCAGCTGTTGAAGCGGCACGAGTTCTTCGAGCACTGGAAATCGCCaacccatcgtcatcattctccttgaCTTTGACGACCAAGACTCATAAATCTTCGTTACCTATACGTGGTACATTCCAACTACCACTTGATCCTCGACGATCTAGcgagatcatcctcgtctttgCGGaaccctcatcaccctcgttCCAACTCGCAAAGGAAGCTGGGGCAGCTCACGTCGGCGGTGAAGAGATCTTCGATGCGGTTCTCAGTGGGAAAATCTCACCAACAAGATGTCTCGCGACACCAAGTATGATGCCTTCCGTTTCGAGAAGTTTGGCAAGATATCTAGGTCCAAAGGGTTTGATGCCAGTTGCCAAGAGAGGATTGGTcggtgaaggcgaagaatTGGTAGAGAAGATTAGAGGTGCAGCAGGTAGAATGGAGTACAGAGCGGACAAAGAGGGTCTGGTCAGAGTTC CCGTCGCTCGAGTCGATTTTGACGTACCCGCCGTTGAGAACAACATCCGATCATTCATTCAGACAGTAAGAGACGACCAATCGTCCAACAACACCGACGACGCTCTGACCGCCGcagccaagaagaagaagaagg GATCCGCAATCGTCGGCGTCAGACTCGAAACTACTAACGGACCAAGTATTGAGCTGAACGATGTTCTGTAG